The genomic window GAGTCCAGTTTTCCAACCAAAAAGTGTAATTGAACCATTCTTTGTCATCTCCATTCTTAAACTCGTGTAATCTGCTGTAAATCTAGTGTCCCCACTAAGAACGCAACAAAACGAAATATGGTTGGAGGCCTAAAGTCAAGGTTCGCTGTCCCCGCAGGAGGAGGATTTCCAGCGTTCTCTCTTCTCAAGCTTTGGAACTCCTTATGGTAATTGTAAAACTCATGCCATTGGAAGTTGTCATTCATCCAGTTCTCGGGCTACTGTGGAGAAGGTGGGATCTCTATCCCTTTCTCTAATGGCCTTGTAATGAAGTTGATTAGTTTTTAGTTcgttatttatcaattaaaatgaaatcatGGCTGGTTAGTCTTTTTCTCCAATATCATGACTAGCTATTTGTATCCATTATGAAGCATAAACAGCATGAATGTCACTCTCCTTTATTCTGCAGGCTTGTCTAGGTAAGGGAATATGTTCCATTCCTGTGTCACTCAAGAACTTCCATGTCCAGGCATTGCAAAGCCTTTGCTCGTTGATGCTGAGTGCACATGAGGAGGGACGTACTAGGGTGTTTTCCCTCTGGCGTGATTCAATTTGCAGTCGcaagattaataacataatGTTTTCACCATCAAACCAAACCGCaattaatgataatttattataaactgTACTTCGATTGAGTTTAATTGTCTAAGCTTTGCTTGTGTTTCTATCAACGGGGGTTGCTTCATGTCCATGAGCAGCATGTTTTCTTGGTGGGCTAGAGCTTGTCCAATAAATTACTGAAAACGATGCCAGTTATGTTTCAATTAGTCAGCGTGCCTCAATTAATATGCAGGGATGAGATGATTACTGCTTCCACATTCTGGTGCCTCGAAACCGGCAGGTTTTTGTGCCGTGTCATGAGATCTTGTCAGAAAATATGTAATTAAAGTCGAAGACTACAGTATATGTTGCTGACAATCatagattaatatatataaattggatCGGTCCATGGTTTAGATTCTTCTTCAACACAGTCTGTACGGCCTGCTAGTCCcaagattttttcttgaaatcagGCAATTTTTTGTTTGCTATGTTAGTTAAATCGGACAGAGCAGATCTTGTTGAGCAGCTTCTTCAAGAGAGCTGCGATGTTTGTCAAGTCAACTATAATATTGTAGCTTCATCCACATGCATTATAGTCTCGAAAGTCGATGCTCCACTTTGCAGACGGAGTTATATATAATATCTGAAAGGTGATATACATAGTTTTCTTAGTCATTTTTTAGATAGCTAAAGTCTTGAAATTAAAACTACTCTACAGGCAAGGGAAATATTGTTTCTATAGCTAGCGTTGTAGACACACTTTCGTGGACACTATGGAATCACTTTGTTCATAAGTTTTTCATAATTTagctaaaattattaagaaaaggaaaacaaaattgataggCGGATGATCACAATGCAAAACACAAAAGAGATGGATGATGTTTTCGAAATTTTTggcaaaatattcaatttagtaatcatacttttcaaattatagaAGTAGATCCCTTccattttcaaaatttcaaaacatttaattttggttcaaaactttattttttttagttttttttcatgaacacctcctttttttttctaagttttttttttttgtcaattacaTCTATTTCTATGgtatagtttttttatggtacagtttttttttttatgtgcatataactttttctatatagtgtaggcattatttttcttgtcaataGTTATTTAACTACCAATATCTTCGCCAATAACATGTAGCAACCCTCCACTTTCCATGAAAATATCGTACAAATTATAAACATACCCTTGACCATGCAAGGTTATGAGTTCgagatttcaagattttttaggAATAACCTAGATCAAAACAAATATCTATGTTAAGCTCATCACTCCAATTCAAGACGAAACTATAAAAACCTCAATTTCTGTTGGAATTTGCTCCACTTCATCACAATTATAATCATTGATCTATTAATAGAACAGTCGTAGTAAATGCTCGTATGTTAGGAAGATAGAAACTCCAAGAGGACGTGGTACGTGTACTctgtatatatacataaaattaatatcttcCTATTAGTTGGTGGATAATACaagtaaaatcaaattaaattggaaACAAACCAAGCAAATCCGCATTAAAATCCTAATCCATTAATGTCCATGCTcttataaaaaggaaaagaaaattaatgtagagagagagagagagagagagagaagcagtGCCTGAACTGGCTAGTTGCTATTTCCTATTTCGTGGATGAACCTTGCAAAAACTCTGAAGCAGTCAACGCAAGTTAAAGCATAGACATCGTCGACATCCCACGTTCATCATCGTCAGTTAAACAGTCCACATTCTGGATTGCTCCTTCCTGTTTTCTCTCCATGATTTgaatctttctctttcttttttatcagtTACGCTCGATCTCTTATTAGTAATTTCAATATCTAAAGGCACGtcattctcctttttttttttttaacacacaagtgtttctatatatttataaCCTTGGTTTTGACCCATAGCAAACTAGCAGTTATGAAGAGAGGGGGGGGAGTAGGTTACATTTTTTAAGGCTACGCTATCTCAAAGGCAGTTGAGAtcagtatatatatatcagtatAGTTTCGTGAGAGACTGTATATAAAGAAGTGGAAGCTGGAGACTCGGGTGTGTGATCACCAAGAAGAAGCTTCAGGTCACTAAATTAATAAGTAGATATTTAGAAGATGGTGCGCATGCTCTATTGGCTTACTGCAATATTGCTGCTATGGACGGCGACGGGCACAGTCCGTGGAGGCAACGTAACCTACGATGGAAGATCCTTGATCATCAATGGCCAACACAAGATTCTCTTTTCTGGTTCAATCCACTATCCTCGCAGCACTCCTGATGTACGTATCTCACTGTTCTGTTCATGTACTTACGATTACGATGcatatgtttcttttcttcttctttttagtcTGTTTAATTTGCCTATAGTAGTTCAACAAGCATGGCCTTTATCTATTTCTTTGTGGCCCTTCATTCCTCTATCTCCCACCTTTACCGTAAGTCGAGGACGTTGCACTTAAtctcttctcttcctttctcCCATGGATGCGTTTCATTTAAGAAAAGATATAAAGCTGGGTTATCTGCAGTTCTATGATGATAAATCCCAAGATACCTGTTCCTGTTTGCAGATGTGGTCATCTTTGATTTCCAAAGCCAAGGCTGGAGGCATAGACGTTATACAGACCTATGTGTTTTGGAACCTGCACGAGCCACAACAAGGGCAGGTAGCTCCTTGCGCGTGTGTGAGGCCCCTTTTAATTTTCGTTTGATCGACTGTAGTGGTGAGTGACCATTTCATACCCTATTCGTTGCAGTTTTATTTCAATGGAAGAGCGGACTTAGTAAGGTTCGTGAAGGAAATCCAAGCACAAGGCCTCTATGCTTGCCTTAGAATTGGGCCCTTTATTGAGAGTGAATGGACATACGGGTAACTCCCCTTCGACTGTTATTTCCAAATTCAGACGTGATAAACAGGCCTgtcaaaagcaaaaataatgtgccaccttttatttatttttgcgttgaaaattatttttatataaaaataacaaaattgcaGGGGACTACCATTTTGGCTGCATGACATTCCGGGCATGGTCTACCGATCTGATAACCAACCTTTCAAGGTATCGACTGCTTGTCACATCAAATCCATAAGTTCCAACACTTTACACTGGATTAATGTATTTAACGGTGCACTGCTAAAGTTGAACTTGTATTCTCATTTGGCTATTGGCAGTATCACATGAAAAGGTTTGTATCGAGAATAGTAAGCATGATGAAATCAGAGAAATTATATGCTTCACAAGGAGGGCCAATCATACTATCACAGGTTAAGTCCACCGAAGCAAATTGAGGCATTTTATCATTGCTAAAGCCGTTATCATGGTCTAATATCTGTCTGCATGCAGGTTGAGAACGAGTACAAAAATGTTGAAGCAGCTTTTCATGAGAAAGGGCCAAGTTATGTTCGTTGGGCTGCATTGATGGCCGTAAATCTTCATACTGGAGTGCCCTGGGTGATGTGTAAGCAGGATGATGCTCCTGACCCAGTGGTTAGTTCCCTCGTCCTTCAATGTTTAGCATTTAGCAACTGTTGCTTCAAAGGTAATCCACCATTTTCTGGTCTGGAAGACGTTCAATCTGCTTGCTGGCCTCCTTCCTCAGTGCTGCTTGGGCCTGCCAACCAGGACAGAAAAGGATTAAATAGAGTTACAAGCTTCCAAATGCCCTGCATTAAGTCTCTATAAGAGCAAATTCACAAGATTCACTAAACATACAAGTCATTGATGAACGATGAGTTTAAAAAATGTACTGAAATTTATggtaaaaaacagaaaatcttCCTTGACATTGTTTGTCAAAGAATCTGCTAGTTGCTCTAACAccctcttaatttgttttttaaattccatTTTGCATTATGTGCTATAATAAGCAGTTATTCCGTGATTAAAGACTAAGTCGTGCAATTTGCAGATCAATTCATGCAATGGAATGCGATGTGGAGAAACATTTGCAGGACCAAACTCACCGAATAAGCCATCAATATGGACTGAGGACTGGACCAGTTTGtatgtttttaatgaaatgctttatttgtttttttttttttttttccaaaatcagaTTCTACATTGAACATTAGAAAGAATTCTAAATGGATTATGTCAAATGGGGAACTAAATGGCATTGACAAGTAATATTAACTTGTTGCAATAGAGAGGGCTGCCTTGCCACAGTTTAAATATAATCTATATATCCTGCAACACTGTAAGCATAATCACATAAACAACAGTCAGTAGTATATTTCTGATTTCCTTTCAAatgttgataaaataaaaataaacaaaaacggATGTGCTCAATATGCTTGCCAAGCCAATTTGCTAATGAAATGATTTACCGAGACTACAACTAATGCCTTCATGTTTGTCTGAAGCTATCAGGTATACGGGGAAGAAACATACATGAGATCAGCTCAAGACATAGCATTTCATGTTGCTTTATTCATTGCAAAAACAGGAAGTTATGTAAACTATTACATGGTATGATAATTGCAGCCTAGACTAAACCAAAACAGTATAGTGTCTCCCTTTCTTTTATTCATGATTCAATGTTTTGAAATCTATAGATGGTAGCCCAGAATACTACACCGCATAcaaactttttctttgatttaatgtaatcacaacaacaaatatTGTCCAGACCTATTAACTTCTTCCCCAACACGGTTACAGTATCATGGAGGAACCAATTTTGGAAGAACAGCCTCTGCATTTACAATAACAAGTTACTATGACCAAGCCCCTCTTGACGAGTATGGTAAGTCTTGTAGATTTTTCCATGacattaatttgtatttttcaaattacaatCTGATCTGTTTTAATGATGGGTGCAGGTTTAATTAGGCAGCCAAAATGGGGTCACCTGAAGGAATTACATGCTGCAATAAAGTCATGTTCAAAGCTGCTACTTCATGGAGCACATAAAACTTTTTCTTTGGGGCCACTACAACAAGTAAGAAAGCTAAGAACATTTTCTTTCCTGGAGATTGGTAACTTGTGTTTGATTTCTTTCGAGAAACATTTGAGTAAATTATTTCTTGATCACTCAACCCTGAAAATTCAGGCGTATGTCTTCCAAGGAAATTCAGGACAATGTGCTGCCTTTCTAGTGAACAATGACGGCAAACAAGAAGTAGAAGTCCTCTTTCAAAGCAATTCATATAAGTTGCCTCAAAAGTCTATTAGCATTCTACCAGACTGCAAGACCATGACCTTTAATACAGCAAAAGTATGGCACCTGTACACTCAACTCAATTTTTCATAACATCAGTGCATAATATTTTATCCCCGTGTTCTGATTGTTATAAAGGTTTTCATATTACAgcattttcatttaattgacTTAACCACATTCAGATCACAAAGAAAGGTATAAGAAAAATACATCATAGAAATGCATTATGCGTGCAATGACTACAGAATTAAGCATCTCAAAATGTGATTCTatttcttttaaactttttcaTGGACAGGTAAATGCACAATATACTACAAGATCaatgaaaccaaaccaaaagtTCAACTCGGTTGGGAAATGGGAAGAGTATAATGAACCTATCCCAGAATTTGACAAAACATCTTTGAGAGCAAACAGATTGTTAGAGCACATGAGTACAACAAAAGATACATCTGACTACCTATGGTACACTTTCAGGTAAAgcacattgaaaagatttaatattaacaagGTTGTAGTtcgatgaaaatgaaaaaaccataaGACCTGAGATGCTTACCATATGCTATGAAAAGTGCAGGTTTCAACAAAATCTTCCCAATGCACAGTCTGTATTTAATGCCCAATCACATGGACACGTTTTGCATGCATATGTAAATGGAGTACATGCTGGTATGCTTCTAGATCTCGTAATCCTTTTTAGTATGGTAAAAAATAGCCCATAAATACAATtcagtgatttttgttttccataAATTAAGTTTACAAGTCTCACATATTTTCTAAGACTAGTTAGACACATAAATGAGAGAATGCAAAGCTGGTCTACTTTGTTTAAAGATGATGGAAGAAAAGACCAATTGCTGAGCAAGTTTTATAGCTACACATATTAGTTCCTTCTTTAACATCTATGTTGTCAACTTTTATAGCTACACATATTAGTTCCTTCTTTAACATCTATGGCACTATTACAAGAATCCATCTTATTCCATGTTGTCAAGAAgcgtttttttttcaaattaaaggtTACAGGGACAATTTAAAACAACTACAAATGAAATGCCTCTCTAGGCAGACCTTTCGTTTCTACATGCAcacttttatttacttttcttggCTATCCATAATCCACTGTACACACGATAATAGGTAGACTAAAGAGCCAGAAACAGTTCGTGTAGTGGATAACCAACATGAAAGAGTGACCTAATAAAACACAAGCATCTATCAACAGTTGACTAGTTGCTGGCCAGTTCTTCTAACATGGCTTGCCTATGTataaaagtgaaaaatgaaTATACATAGTATCTAATAATGCAGGATTTTCAATATAAACCTTGGCATCTGGAATTTCAAGATGGACAGACAATTTCAATGTCCGGTTTCTATAGCCTCCACCACAGCCTTGTGGtgcttatttttaaaagttatcagTTTTTAACATAATTAAGCTTTTTCTATGTAGGCTTTGGTCACGGAAGTCATCAGAATACAAGTTTCAGTCTGCAGACTACAGTTCGTCTAAAAAATGGAACAAATAATGTTGCCCTACTTAGTGCAACAGTTGGATTACCGGTACTTATCAGTCTCAATGCTCTTCTTTTTCTA from Populus trichocarpa isolate Nisqually-1 chromosome 5, P.trichocarpa_v4.1, whole genome shotgun sequence includes these protein-coding regions:
- the LOC7460969 gene encoding beta-galactosidase 16 isoform X1 gives rise to the protein MVRMLYWLTAILLLWTATGTVRGGNVTYDGRSLIINGQHKILFSGSIHYPRSTPDMWSSLISKAKAGGIDVIQTYVFWNLHEPQQGQFYFNGRADLVRFVKEIQAQGLYACLRIGPFIESEWTYGGLPFWLHDIPGMVYRSDNQPFKYHMKRFVSRIVSMMKSEKLYASQGGPIILSQVENEYKNVEAAFHEKGPSYVRWAALMAVNLHTGVPWVMCKQDDAPDPVINSCNGMRCGETFAGPNSPNKPSIWTEDWTSFYQVYGEETYMRSAQDIAFHVALFIAKTGSYVNYYMYHGGTNFGRTASAFTITSYYDQAPLDEYGLIRQPKWGHLKELHAAIKSCSKLLLHGAHKTFSLGPLQQVRKLRTFSFLEIGNLCLISFEKHLSKLFLDHSTLKIQAYVFQGNSGQCAAFLVNNDGKQEVEVLFQSNSYKLPQKSISILPDCKTMTFNTAKVNAQYTTRSMKPNQKFNSVGKWEEYNEPIPEFDKTSLRANRLLEHMSTTKDTSDYLWYTFRFQQNLPNAQSVFNAQSHGHVLHAYVNGVHAGFGHGSHQNTSFSLQTTVRLKNGTNNVALLSATVGLPDSGAYLERRVAGLRRVRIQNKDFTTYTWGYQVGLLGERLQIYTENGSNKVKWNKLGTNRPLMWYKTLFDAPAGNDPVALNLGSMGKGEAWVNGQSIGRYWVSFHTSQGSPSQTWYNIPRAFLKPTGNLLVLLEEEKGYPPGITVDTVSVTKVCGYASESHLSAVQLSCPLKRNISSIIFASFGTPSGNCESYAIGNCHSSSSKANVEKACIGKRSCSIPQSNHFFGGDPCPGIPKVLLVEAKCT
- the LOC7460969 gene encoding beta-galactosidase 16 isoform X2: MVRMLYWLTAILLLWTATGTVRGGNVTYDGRSLIINGQHKILFSGSIHYPRSTPDMWSSLISKAKAGGIDVIQTYVFWNLHEPQQGQFYFNGRADLVRFVKEIQAQGLYACLRIGPFIESEWTYGGLPFWLHDIPGMVYRSDNQPFKYHMKRFVSRIVSMMKSEKLYASQGGPIILSQVENEYKNVEAAFHEKGPSYVRWAALMAVNLHTGVPWVMCKQDDAPDPVINSCNGMRCGETFAGPNSPNKPSIWTEDWTSFYQVYGEETYMRSAQDIAFHVALFIAKTGSYVNYYMYHGGTNFGRTASAFTITSYYDQAPLDEYGLIRQPKWGHLKELHAAIKSCSKLLLHGAHKTFSLGPLQQAYVFQGNSGQCAAFLVNNDGKQEVEVLFQSNSYKLPQKSISILPDCKTMTFNTAKVNAQYTTRSMKPNQKFNSVGKWEEYNEPIPEFDKTSLRANRLLEHMSTTKDTSDYLWYTFRFQQNLPNAQSVFNAQSHGHVLHAYVNGVHAGFGHGSHQNTSFSLQTTVRLKNGTNNVALLSATVGLPDSGAYLERRVAGLRRVRIQNKDFTTYTWGYQVGLLGERLQIYTENGSNKVKWNKLGTNRPLMWYKTLFDAPAGNDPVALNLGSMGKGEAWVNGQSIGRYWVSFHTSQGSPSQTWYNIPRAFLKPTGNLLVLLEEEKGYPPGITVDTVSVTKVCGYASESHLSAVQLSCPLKRNISSIIFASFGTPSGNCESYAIGNCHSSSSKANVEKACIGKRSCSIPQSNHFFGGDPCPGIPKVLLVEAKCT